The following coding sequences are from one Eucalyptus grandis isolate ANBG69807.140 chromosome 11, ASM1654582v1, whole genome shotgun sequence window:
- the LOC120289575 gene encoding uncharacterized protein LOC120289575, which yields MDKFVEEEKDQDICYDDEEDSAGRDETIMSDVDSLHLLDQPGHIVEGNEEEIKENRQRCEGQLSKPWCEGYFNEDESEENANDAELVKRLNKQRQRAIAAVHRGGKTIASRNSYKDKGGRSSHNSKIQKQLSSGIALGRIQQHIGAGGRFCGMNEERDGKI from the exons atggacaag TTCgtcgaagaagaaaaggaccaggatatatgttatgatgatgaagaagatagCGCTGGAAGGGATGAAACAATCATGAGTGATGTTGACTCTTTGCATCTGCTGGATCAG CCAGGGCACATTGTAGAAGGAAATGAGgaggaaatcaaagaaaatagacAAAGATGTGAAGGACAACTCAGCAAACCTTGGTGTGAGGGATACTTCAACGAG GATGAAAGTGAAGAGAATGCGAATGATGCTGAGTTGGTAAAGCGCCTGAACAAGCAGAGACAGCGAGCAATTGCTGCTGTTCATAGAGGAGGGAAGACCATTGCTTCTAGAAATTCTTACAAGGACAAAGGTGGAAGGTCATCTCACaattccaaaattcaaaaacaattaAGCTCCGGTATTGCACTTGGAAGAATTCAGCAGCATATAGGGGCTGGAGGAAGGT TCTGTGGAATGAATGAGGAAAGAGatggaaagatttga
- the LOC120289577 gene encoding uncharacterized protein LOC120289577 encodes MRNQRPYGPISDSKKNTPALPPFYGDRSDHRLLPNPARRPPRRPRPAPPQPCLAAASLPLLRPSSARALLSLPLSTSSALSSFKFFFSSLSPILSSSRIPNSPSTSPSTPPPPPPLPRRLPRLPLQRPRGSGADLRCAAAAAAKGGNVAASMRQLLHDYAWDLVADEEGSGTASRGDFGVRSNLVVMLSPACRDRKSGCEFLGVEVGGEGMSSADWLCDKFHGFFKNVNDAFVSKDIHFSWVDVNCESECEVEEVGDEDSEWEGFWASVLLKNGRGDSRIGILKPFTISSALLFLPKIASSPNMEAVNPLPFAGKHDSNVLRSSPDMLDTIGSNDFHAFEGLEMKLEDLYFSRETGKSKKLKFLKCWMKQAQRAIQPGLKSDGSEPQVHMPIEMENRQADTPEVNEQPISACASCGEDSLTAVSRVQDEVACGNDIVSPEDFLSSIPSKTRQGIESEGVDLGALAERLVKSCTLYIYQNFESELAAVNQSPSANADDASCSRVAAELMKLVLLDPKDLSERNKTRDQSCPKSDSTASARVIREYELQIFFRMEILRLQIATIFKESVKLKFVKQICLFLECIQCQMEGGFFGDWSLHNYVGKIIKSRYFTDLEEVVQRIYSKMDLLLFHDEEDELPNLQLNSQDSSKCTDEDKMDKNIQSDRSVSAENELDERWQGDNARANREEHLRRLNEAQERRERARRFASFTSWVPDLQRVWAPKQPGGTKNQSDPRRKLLKKKDRTRTTCDMVFETPMTDNKRSCLRANSGKNKQDPSSKHGSVSRLYFLTDN; translated from the exons ATGAGGAATCAACGACCCTATGGTCCAATTTCCGATTCTAAG AAAAACACCCCCGCGCTCCCTCCTTTCTATGGCGACCGATCCGATCACCGACTTCTCCCGAACCCGGCGCGTCGTCCTCCTCGTCGACCTCGACCCGCTCCTCCGCAGCCGtgcctcgccgccgcctccctaCCTCTCCTCCGTCCCTCCTCCGCCCGGGCCCTCCTCTCGCTCCCCCTCTCCACTTCCTCCGCCCTCTCCTCCTTCAagttcttcttctcctccctctccccgATCCTGTCCTCCTCCAGGATCCCCAATTCCCCCTCCACCTCTCCTTCGACGCccccgccgccacctccgctcCCTCGCCGACTCCCTCGCCTCCCTCTCCAGCGGCCTCGCGGGTCCGGCGCCGACCTCCGatgcgccgccgccgccgccgcgaagGGAGGGAATGTCGCGGCCTCGATGCGCCAGCTCCTGCACGACTACGCCTGGGACCTCGTGGCCGACGAGGAAGGTTCGGGTACGGCTTCGCGTGGTGATTTCGGTGTTAGGTCTAATTTGGTCGTTATGTTGTCGCCCGCGTGTAGAGATAGGAAATCGGGTTGTGAATTCTTGGGAGTGGAGGTGGGAGGTGAGGGGATGAGCAGTGCGGATTGGTTGTGCGATAAGTTTCACGGGTTTTTTAAGAACGTGAACGATGCATTCGTTAGTAAAGATATTCATTTCAGCTGGGTTGATGTGAACTGCGAATCGGAATGTGAAGTGGAAGAGGTTGGGGACGAAGATTCAGAATG GGAGGGTTTTTGGGCTTCAGTTTTGCTTAAGAATGGGAGAGGAGATTCACGCATTGGGATTCTTAAACCATTCACCATATCTTCTGCTCTGTTGTTCCTTCCAAAGATTGCTTCTTCCCCAAACATGGAAGCAGTGAATCCATTGCCGTTTGCTGGGAAGCACGATAGCAACGTGCTTAGGTCCAGTCCAGATATGCTAGACACAATTGGGTCTAATGACTTTCA TGCTTTTGAAGGTTTAGAAATGAAATTGGAGGACTTATATTTTTCCAGGGAAACTGGTAAGTCCAAGAAGTTAAAGTTTTTGAAATGCTGGATGAAACAGGCTCAAAGAGCTATCCAACCTGGCCTTAAGTCAGATGGATCCGAGCCCCAAGTTCACATGCCAATAGAAATGGAGAACAGACAAGCAGACACGCCAGAAGTGAATGAACAGCCAATCTCTGCATGTGCCTCCTGCGGAGAGGATTCTTTGACTGCAGTTTCTAGAGTACAAGATGAAGTTGCATGTGGAAATGATATAGTAAGTCCAGAAGATTTCCTCAGTAGCATACCCAGCAAGACCCGTCAAGGAATTGAATCTGAAGGGGTAGACTTGGGGGCTTTGGCAGAACGGCTTGTGAAATCCTGCACATTATATATATACCAGAATTTTGAATCTGAACTGGCTGCAGTAAATCAGTCCCCTTCAGCAAATGCAGATGACGCTAGTTGCAGCAGGGTTGCTGCTGAGTTGATGAAACTTGTGCTTTTGGATCCAAAGGACTTAAGTGAAAGGAACAAAACCAGGGATCAATCCTGTCCAAAGTCAGACTCGACTGCTTCAGCGCGTGTCATTAGAGA ATACGAATTGCAGATATTTTTCCGAATGGAAATATTGCGCTTGCAAATAGCAACTATATTTAAGGAGTCGGTGAAGCTAAAGTTTGTGAAGCAAATATGCCTGTTTTTGGAGTGCATCCAATGCCAAATGGAGGGTGGCTTTTTTGGCGATTGGAGCCTTCATAATTATGTGGGAAAGATCATCAAGAGCAG ATATTTTACTGATCTAGAGGAGGTGGTCCAGCGCATCTATTCAAAAATGGATTTGCTGTTATTCCATGACGAGGAAGATGAGTTGCCCAATTTGCAACTCAATAGTCAAGACAGCAGTAAATGCACAGATGAAGATAAAATGGACAAAAACATCCAGTCTGATAGATCGGTTTCAGCAGAAAATGAATTAGATGAACGATGGCAAGGCGACAATGCCAGAGCAAATCGAGAGGAGCATCTCCGCAGATTAAATGAAGCTcaggaaagaagagagagggctCGGAGATTCGCATCATTCACAAGCTGGGTACCCGATCTGCAAAGAGTCTGGGCTCCAAAGCAGCCTGGGGGAACGAAGAACCAGTCCGATCCTAGGAGAAAGctactgaagaagaaagatcgaACCAGGACAACCTGTGACATGGTTTTTGAGACTCCGATGACTGACAACAAACGCTCCTGCCTGCGAGCCAACAGTGGCAAGAATAAGCAAGATCCTTCATCAAAGCATGGTTCTGTTTCAAGGCTCTATTTTCTGACTGACAACTAA
- the LOC120289576 gene encoding uncharacterized protein LOC120289576 has protein sequence MASSVHAVEIKLIGANRLENVNQGGGRLLPYAAVWLHYSCIGFTPADPFGGSSPSWNHTVLLPLPSGMPIEDAVLQVRVLHAGSEDGTGLLIGLAQLRLRDVLEDDVGGERAYRWTLQLWEPSSRPQGTVDIELAVREMRYCVTPTVHAVPPPPPPPPPPSSGQEEGIVGVFPAFVFPSSDEDPEAIEDPSNLFSDEASSTSEEASETSSVDKDEDGDTVMIDLACEDDSEDDDDDDDDDN, from the coding sequence ATGGCCTCCTCCGTCCACGCTGTCGAGATTAAACTCATCGGCGCCAATCGCCTCGAAAATGTGAACCAGGGCGGCGGACGTCTCCTGCCTTACGCCGCCGTCTGGCTTCACTACAGCTGCATAGGCTTCACACCAGCCGACCCTTTCGGTGGGTCCTCCCCCTCCTGGAACCACACCGTCCTCCTTCCCCTGCCTTCGGGTATGCCGATTGAGGACGCCGTGTTGCAAGTCCGCGTCCTGCACGCTGGCTCTGAGGACGGCACCGGGCTGCTGATTGGCTTGGCCCAGCTCCGGCTCCGCGATGTCCTCGAGGACGACGTCGGCGGAGAGCGCGCCTACCGGTGGACCCTCCAGCTCTGGGAGCCCTCTAGCAGGCCCCAGGGGACGGTTGACATCGAGCTTGCGGTGAGGGAGATGCGCTACTGTGTGACTCCAACTGTCCATGCCgtcccaccaccaccaccaccaccaccaccaccgagCTCTGGGCAGGAAGAGGGAATTGTAGGGGTGTTCCCGGCGTTTGTTTTTCCCTCGTCCGATGAAGACCCTGAAGCCATTGAAGATCCCTCCAATCTCTTCTCCGACGAGGCCTCCAGTACCTCCGAAGAAGCCTCCGAAACCTCCTCTGTAGACAAAGACGAAGACGGAGACACCGTCATGATTGATCTCGCCTGCGAAGACGACAgcgaagacgacgacgacgacgacgacgacgataaTTAG
- the LOC120286230 gene encoding protein PLASTID TRANSCRIPTIONALLY ACTIVE 10-like, whose protein sequence is MELMEDEQLELMELAAASKRDCGRPPIPRKDPGAKPEEEPLLSNHPYVDKLWQIHVAEQMILDDLEANPEKYQNQKLSELVDDDYDEEKSVEYTKAYYKKSLIPKVILKTSVRELDLEAALAEREFHKKMRKEAERGEAYKISKFRRNIEMDEYDLMHWRRSFEERSLDQGYQLPTSPGPATGRAREICRQRLLWQGSIRSFKPFI, encoded by the exons ATGGAGCTTATGGAGGATGAACAGCTGGAGCTGATGGAATTGGCCGCTGCAAGCAAG CGTGATTGTGGAAGACCTCCTATACCTAGAAAAGACCCAGGAGCAAAACCTGAAGAGGAGCCTCTATTATCAAATCACCCTTATGTTGATAAG TTGTGGCAGATACATGTCGCTGAGCaaatgattttggatgatttggAGGCCAATCCTGAGAAGtaccaaaaccaaaaattatCTGAGTTGgttgatgatgattatgatgaagAGAAGAGTGTTGAATATACTAAGGCTTACTATAAGAAGTCCTTAATACCAAAAGTTATTCTG AAAACTAGTGTGAGAGAACTTGACTTGGAAGCAGCTTTAGCTGAGCGTGAG TTCcataagaaaatgagaaaagaagcaGAAAGGGGAGAGGCATataaaatttccaaattcaGGCGAAATATTGAGATGGATGAGTATGACTTGATGCATTGGCGTCGGTCATTTGAAGAAAGAAGCCTTGATCAGGGATATCAGCTG CCGACAAGCCCTGGGCCTGCCACTGGAAGAGCCAGGGAGATATGTAGACAGCGGTTACTTTGGCAAGGATCAATACGATCCTTCAAACCCTTTATATAG